The following proteins are encoded in a genomic region of Candidatus Methylospira mobilis:
- a CDS encoding ABC transporter permease family protein, translating into MRHDFYLAWRYLVHHRIRSLILVSSLSLLAVLPLALHLVLDEGERQLSLRAAQTPLLVGAKGSAVDLTLNALYFSIAAAPVIPMVEVNSIQESGLADALPIYTRFRIQGHPLVGATLDYHDFRGLSIRTGRMMGMLGECILGVDAAQDLKLKPGDTLLTTPENLFDLAGVYPLRLHVSGVLARSHSPDDQAIFIDLQTAWVMEGLGHGHSESKAIGHAINPLIAEDVRVRVADAGLVTYTEITPENLDAFHFHGDAGNYPVSAIIAIPYDRKSAALLRGRYVADDAATQIVQPLKTITGLLANIFRIRRLFDSALLLVGIATFCIVGLVFALTLRLRESEINAIYLLGCSRGKVVRLLFAEAVLLSLACATVCVVLMAVVRANIAPLVRFLVLP; encoded by the coding sequence ATGCGGCATGACTTTTATCTGGCGTGGCGCTACCTTGTCCATCATCGCATCCGTAGCCTGATCCTCGTTTCTTCATTGAGTTTGCTTGCGGTGCTGCCGCTGGCGTTGCATCTTGTTCTGGATGAGGGAGAACGCCAACTGAGCTTGCGCGCAGCGCAAACGCCGCTGCTGGTCGGAGCCAAAGGAAGCGCGGTCGATCTGACGCTCAATGCGCTCTATTTCAGTATAGCTGCCGCGCCCGTGATTCCGATGGTTGAAGTCAATAGCATACAGGAAAGCGGGTTGGCCGATGCGCTGCCGATTTATACGCGTTTCCGCATTCAGGGACATCCGCTGGTGGGCGCGACATTGGATTATCACGATTTCCGCGGATTATCTATCCGGACCGGACGCATGATGGGCATGCTGGGCGAATGTATTCTGGGAGTCGATGCTGCGCAGGATTTGAAGCTGAAGCCTGGCGACACGCTGTTGACCACGCCGGAAAATCTGTTCGACCTTGCCGGAGTGTATCCGCTGCGTCTGCATGTGAGCGGTGTGCTTGCGCGTTCGCACAGCCCCGACGACCAGGCGATTTTCATTGATTTGCAAACCGCGTGGGTTATGGAAGGTTTGGGACACGGTCATTCGGAGTCAAAAGCCATCGGTCATGCGATAAACCCGTTGATAGCGGAGGATGTCCGGGTACGCGTCGCGGATGCAGGGCTGGTTACCTACACCGAAATCACGCCGGAAAACCTGGATGCCTTCCATTTTCACGGCGATGCCGGTAACTATCCCGTCAGCGCGATTATTGCGATACCGTATGATCGCAAATCGGCAGCATTGCTGAGAGGGCGCTATGTTGCCGATGACGCCGCTACGCAGATCGTGCAGCCGTTGAAGACGATTACCGGCTTACTGGCGAACATTTTCCGCATACGCCGCCTGTTTGATTCGGCGCTGCTGCTGGTCGGCATCGCAACGTTTTGTATCGTCGGCCTGGTTTTCGCGCTGACGCTCAGGTTGAGAGAAAGTGAAATCAATGCCATTTATCTGCTGGGTTGCAGCCGCGGCAAGGTCGTCAGACTGTTATTCGCCGAGGCGGTGTTGCTGAGCCTGGCATGCGCTACGGTTTGCGTGGTATTGATGGCAGTGGTTCGCGCCAACATCGCTCCACTGGTCCGGTTTCTCGTTCTGCCCTGA
- a CDS encoding metal ABC transporter substrate-binding protein encodes MPDIVASNYPLVYFAERLFGSHARVDLPVPPDQDPAFWKPSFPAIALMQKAGLVVLNGADYEKWLPKVALSRLKLVDTSAGFKNSYIVIDDAIIHSHGPDGEHSHAGTAFTTWLDFTQAEQQADALASVAIKKYPGLKTEITHNLQSLQADLRQLDDELRRLVASNQTRPLFASHPVYQYLARRYGLNLKSVHWEANEMPAEDEWKNMQQLMKNHHAQWMIWESLPDSPITERLNSLGIKNAVFDPCANRPEQGDFLSVMRRNIENLSPVFN; translated from the coding sequence GTGCCCGACATTGTGGCAAGCAATTATCCGCTGGTTTATTTTGCGGAGCGGTTGTTCGGGAGCCATGCCCGCGTTGATTTACCTGTTCCCCCCGATCAGGACCCGGCTTTCTGGAAACCCTCCTTTCCGGCCATCGCGTTGATGCAGAAAGCCGGGCTCGTGGTCCTGAATGGCGCAGATTATGAAAAATGGTTGCCGAAAGTGGCGTTATCCAGGCTGAAGCTGGTGGATACCTCGGCTGGCTTTAAAAACAGTTATATCGTGATTGACGATGCGATTATTCACAGCCATGGTCCGGACGGCGAACATTCCCACGCAGGAACCGCTTTTACGACCTGGCTTGATTTTACCCAGGCTGAGCAACAGGCCGATGCGCTTGCCAGCGTTGCGATTAAAAAATATCCGGGTTTAAAAACGGAAATCACGCATAACCTGCAAAGTTTGCAGGCCGATTTGCGGCAGTTGGATGATGAGCTCAGGCGTTTGGTCGCGAGTAATCAAACACGTCCGCTGTTCGCATCTCATCCCGTTTATCAATATCTGGCCAGACGCTATGGTTTGAATCTAAAGAGCGTGCACTGGGAAGCGAATGAAATGCCAGCGGAAGACGAATGGAAAAATATGCAGCAGCTGATGAAAAACCATCATGCGCAATGGATGATCTGGGAAAGTCTGCCGGATAGCCCGATTACGGAACGGCTGAACAGCCTGGGAATTAAAAACGCAGTGTTCGATCCTTGCGCGAACAGGCCGGAGCAGGGCGATTTCCTGTCGGTGATGCGGCGAAATATAGAAAATCTCAGTCCCGTGTTTAATTGA
- a CDS encoding MCP four helix bundle domain-containing protein, with translation MNVKSRIFLLGGWVLIWLLGFFGFNQYQTSRVYKEANYALSNSLPSVVVLDAALLEITKLQLIVCQRVAQSGSGGMSVVMSMITESRTKIDGYLNDYEPLVFNEEDRRLLQEDYQALAEYDDMSGKVLALSNENKSDQAYKLLMSNQRILNEIESLFHKHRDFNINLGKKSAEDGVSMKNNAALLSLLVAAVVLTIPVVVVVLTFPGT, from the coding sequence ATGAATGTTAAATCACGTATTTTTCTGCTTGGCGGCTGGGTTTTGATTTGGTTGTTGGGTTTTTTCGGATTCAATCAGTATCAGACGAGCCGTGTATATAAAGAAGCCAATTACGCGCTTTCCAATTCGCTGCCGAGCGTAGTGGTATTGGATGCGGCATTACTGGAAATTACCAAACTGCAACTCATTGTTTGTCAGCGTGTCGCTCAAAGCGGCAGTGGTGGCATGTCCGTTGTCATGTCCATGATAACAGAATCGCGCACAAAAATTGACGGCTATCTGAATGATTATGAACCGCTTGTTTTCAATGAGGAGGATCGCCGTCTTTTACAGGAAGATTATCAGGCGCTTGCCGAATACGATGACATGAGCGGAAAGGTGCTTGCTCTCTCAAATGAAAATAAAAGCGATCAGGCGTATAAGTTGTTGATGAGCAATCAGCGCATTCTGAATGAAATAGAAAGCTTATTCCATAAACACCGCGACTTTAACATCAATCTGGGGAAGAAATCTGCTGAAGATGGTGTTTCCATGAAGAATAATGCAGCTCTGCTCTCTTTACTGGTAGCCGCTGTCGTATTGACTATTCCGGTTGTCGTCGTCGTGCTGACATTTCCTGGAACCTGA
- a CDS encoding TonB-dependent receptor produces MKTTPILIAGRSRKLSAFKYAPLTTGLIFCVFLEATAAETQTATDTPPVSSGSVSPNPDSDKSRSSIEQNPAARPRALNTGNGPEATAEQDSPVSANTVPDKPMGLQSLDTVSVKGRADIQGRANDLTGIASSASQGEVSNDDIKYRPTSRTGEIIEVVPGMISTQHSGTGKANQYFLRGFNLDHGTDFTTWVDGIPMNLRSNAHGQGYMDLNSLIPEMVEKIEFGKGPYYADQGDFSSAGYARMTTKNKVTGFNNDSDYGYAKFEGGMFDYYRALFANSNPVGIGDLLYALEYTGYNGPWTVSENSNKYNGMLKYSFGEQDWRVAFNGKAYYSHWVATNQIPLAGLGQSLSPTCCDINGANGVGGDGRYGSMNPTDGGVTNRYSGSVNAWSRGDNYKNEMNLYALYYNLDLFSDFTYFSANPIQGDQVHQQERRVQAGGNAEQTWLHKLYGFDMENKLGVQLRYDGIRNLGVSNTYNQQPVANNSYLPPSLYNVDETSLWVYAQNETRWTDKVRSIVSGRSDTFWFNVQSITPGFQYNAQNSGTTAATALSPKFNLIFGPWAETEAFINSGYSYHSNDARGTVIHYNPDGTAATPVTPLSWSRGAETGIRTQYIPHLNTTLAVWYLQMSGELVFEGDTGTTAETGGTNRYGVEWTNYYKPLDWLTLDADFAFTSSRYQSLQDPGCVAGTTNIPANGCGSGYSVPNAVGRVITAGAQIDLPEGYFASLRLRSFGQDALNNNATAWLGNTNIVNFGAGWHNERVKIEVDIFNLLNSQANDIAYWYQYGLCNTFSNNNQCAGGNVTQYNGATFHPIQPRMVRAGITVNF; encoded by the coding sequence ATGAAAACCACTCCCATACTCATCGCCGGCAGATCACGAAAACTGTCCGCGTTTAAATATGCGCCGCTTACCACCGGCCTGATCTTTTGCGTATTTCTCGAGGCTACGGCGGCCGAAACACAAACGGCAACAGACACGCCACCGGTCAGCTCCGGCAGCGTCAGCCCTAACCCGGATAGTGATAAGTCACGCAGTTCAATAGAACAAAATCCGGCAGCCCGCCCGCGAGCGCTCAACACCGGTAACGGCCCCGAAGCAACGGCAGAGCAAGATTCTCCCGTTTCCGCAAATACAGTGCCGGACAAACCCATGGGGTTGCAATCATTAGACACGGTCAGCGTAAAGGGACGTGCCGACATACAGGGGCGCGCCAATGATTTAACCGGGATAGCCTCCTCGGCCTCGCAGGGCGAAGTGAGCAACGACGACATCAAATACCGCCCGACATCGCGCACCGGCGAAATCATCGAAGTGGTTCCCGGCATGATCTCCACCCAGCACAGCGGCACCGGCAAGGCCAATCAATACTTCCTGCGCGGCTTCAACTTGGATCACGGCACCGATTTTACCACCTGGGTCGACGGCATCCCGATGAATCTGCGCTCCAATGCGCACGGTCAGGGCTACATGGACCTGAACAGTCTGATTCCGGAAATGGTGGAGAAAATCGAGTTCGGCAAAGGCCCCTATTACGCCGATCAGGGCGATTTTTCATCGGCGGGCTACGCGCGCATGACTACCAAGAACAAGGTCACCGGCTTCAATAACGACAGCGACTACGGTTATGCGAAGTTCGAAGGCGGCATGTTCGATTATTACCGCGCGTTGTTCGCCAACTCCAATCCTGTCGGCATCGGCGATCTGTTGTACGCCTTGGAATACACCGGTTATAACGGCCCTTGGACCGTATCCGAGAACAGCAACAAATACAACGGAATGCTGAAATACAGCTTCGGCGAGCAGGACTGGCGGGTCGCCTTCAACGGCAAGGCTTATTACAGCCACTGGGTCGCCACCAACCAGATTCCGCTCGCCGGCCTCGGCCAGTCGCTCAGTCCCACCTGCTGCGATATCAACGGCGCGAACGGCGTCGGCGGCGACGGGCGTTACGGTTCGATGAATCCGACCGATGGCGGCGTCACCAACCGCTACAGCGGCTCGGTGAATGCCTGGAGCCGGGGCGACAACTACAAGAATGAGATGAACCTTTACGCGCTTTATTACAATCTGGATTTGTTTTCCGATTTTACCTATTTTTCCGCCAACCCGATTCAGGGCGACCAGGTGCATCAGCAGGAACGGCGTGTCCAGGCCGGCGGCAATGCCGAACAAACCTGGCTTCACAAGCTGTACGGCTTCGACATGGAAAACAAACTCGGCGTCCAGCTTCGCTACGACGGCATACGCAACCTCGGCGTCAGCAATACTTATAATCAGCAGCCGGTGGCGAACAACTCATATCTGCCGCCTTCGCTGTATAATGTCGACGAAACCAGTCTGTGGGTTTACGCACAGAACGAAACGCGCTGGACTGATAAAGTCCGCAGCATCGTTTCCGGACGTAGTGATACCTTCTGGTTCAACGTACAGAGTATTACCCCAGGGTTTCAATACAACGCGCAAAACTCGGGTACTACCGCAGCCACGGCCTTGAGTCCGAAATTCAATTTGATTTTCGGGCCATGGGCGGAAACCGAAGCGTTCATCAACAGCGGTTACAGCTACCACTCCAACGACGCGCGCGGCACCGTGATTCACTATAACCCGGACGGCACGGCGGCCACGCCGGTAACGCCGCTGTCCTGGTCGCGCGGCGCTGAAACCGGGATTAGAACGCAGTACATCCCGCACCTGAACACCACCCTGGCGGTCTGGTATCTGCAAATGAGCGGAGAACTGGTGTTCGAGGGCGATACCGGCACCACGGCGGAAACCGGCGGCACCAACCGCTACGGCGTCGAGTGGACAAACTACTACAAGCCGCTGGACTGGCTGACATTGGACGCCGACTTTGCGTTTACCAGTTCCCGCTATCAGAGCCTCCAGGACCCCGGCTGCGTTGCCGGCACCACCAACATTCCCGCCAACGGCTGCGGCAGCGGCTATTCCGTTCCCAATGCTGTAGGACGCGTCATCACCGCGGGCGCGCAAATCGACCTGCCGGAAGGCTATTTTGCCAGTCTGCGGCTGAGAAGCTTCGGACAGGATGCGCTCAATAATAACGCGACTGCATGGCTGGGCAATACCAATATCGTCAATTTCGGCGCCGGCTGGCATAACGAGCGCGTCAAAATAGAAGTGGATATCTTTAACTTGTTAAACTCGCAGGCAAACGATATTGCCTACTGGTATCAATACGGTCTTTGCAATACGTTCAGCAACAATAATCAATGCGCCGGCGGCAATGTAACGCAATACAACGGCGCCACGTTCCATCCGATACAACCGCGCATGGTCAGGGCGGGAATCACGGTAAATTTCTAA
- a CDS encoding type II toxin-antitoxin system HicA family toxin: MSHHLNLLHAIFEDPLRGNIHWRDVESLLHHLGAAVQPSHGARFRVTLNSVEGILHHPHQGNVCSKQEIKHLREYLAEAGVTPSRYETQRNQ; this comes from the coding sequence ATGAGCCACCATTTAAATCTGCTTCATGCCATATTTGAGGACCCGCTCAGGGGCAACATCCACTGGCGCGACGTCGAGTCGCTGCTTCACCATCTGGGCGCAGCCGTACAACCCAGTCACGGAGCCCGTTTTCGGGTGACGCTTAACTCAGTCGAGGGCATACTGCATCACCCGCACCAGGGCAATGTCTGCAGCAAACAGGAAATAAAACATTTGCGCGAATATCTGGCGGAAGCCGGTGTCACTCCTTCCCGCTACGAGACGCAACGAAATCAATAG
- a CDS encoding DUF2721 domain-containing protein, protein MPELLDQIVNLVIHSLVLFSSLGIFVLTLNARYIHAVFLLRGVHGELKTCQKSAALEMELNSLIYRCRLLKWSFVLILCSAMSSCIFLMSSIFFRMIDNTHIETLIVSIVASVFFILSSMILLLMEVISSFKDTLIHIGHIEITQESQ, encoded by the coding sequence ATGCCGGAACTTCTCGACCAAATAGTCAATCTGGTAATACATTCCCTGGTGTTATTTTCCAGTCTGGGTATTTTTGTGCTAACGCTGAATGCTCGCTACATCCACGCCGTATTTCTATTAAGAGGCGTTCATGGTGAATTAAAAACCTGCCAGAAATCCGCAGCGCTGGAAATGGAATTGAATTCGCTGATTTACCGGTGCCGGTTATTGAAGTGGAGTTTCGTGCTGATTCTGTGCAGCGCAATGAGCAGCTGCATTTTCTTGATGAGTTCCATTTTTTTCCGCATGATTGACAACACACACATCGAAACCTTGATTGTTTCAATTGTCGCCAGTGTTTTCTTTATTCTAAGTTCAATGATTTTACTATTAATGGAAGTGATATCGTCTTTTAAAGATACATTAATACACATTGGTCACATTGAGATAACGCAGGAAAGTCAGTAA
- the glk gene encoding glucokinase → MTMAALVLAGDIGGTKTRLALFRKTESGLLSVRDQTYASVAYSAFADVVDDFLKDAHAGELPLAACLGVAGPVRDGRCQTTNLPWLIDAGEIAERTGIARVRLLNDLEATALGVLHLQAYEFVELNPMAVIAEPRAGNIAVLAAGTGLGEALLYWDGRQHHPVATEGGHSDFAANSVEQDKLLAWLRDKHGGHVSCERVLSGPGLFSIYQFLSETRPENVVAAIDANIRAATDPAALIGQCGLEQRDPLCLDALHLFVEIYGAEAGNWALKTLAVGGVVLGGGIAPKILKILSNGTFLPAFLDKGRFRELLSNCSVRVALNPDSALLGAAYAARELSD, encoded by the coding sequence ATGACTATGGCAGCTTTGGTTTTGGCCGGCGATATAGGCGGCACCAAGACGCGATTGGCCTTGTTTCGAAAAACGGAGAGCGGCCTGCTATCGGTACGCGACCAGACTTATGCCAGCGTGGCTTATTCTGCGTTCGCCGATGTCGTCGACGATTTTCTCAAAGATGCGCATGCCGGCGAATTACCGTTGGCCGCGTGTTTAGGCGTTGCCGGTCCGGTGCGCGACGGGCGCTGCCAAACTACCAATCTGCCTTGGTTGATCGATGCCGGGGAAATCGCCGAACGGACAGGGATCGCCCGGGTCAGGCTGTTGAACGACCTCGAAGCCACGGCCCTGGGCGTGTTGCATCTGCAAGCGTATGAATTTGTCGAGTTGAATCCGATGGCGGTCATCGCCGAACCCAGAGCAGGCAATATTGCAGTGCTGGCGGCTGGGACCGGACTGGGGGAAGCCCTGCTGTACTGGGATGGAAGGCAACACCATCCCGTCGCCACGGAGGGCGGCCATAGCGATTTCGCCGCCAACAGCGTCGAACAGGACAAGCTGTTGGCATGGCTGCGCGACAAACATGGCGGGCATGTCAGCTGCGAGCGCGTACTTTCCGGCCCCGGCCTTTTCAGCATCTATCAGTTTTTGAGTGAAACCCGCCCGGAAAATGTCGTAGCGGCGATTGATGCGAACATCCGCGCGGCAACGGACCCGGCCGCATTGATAGGGCAATGCGGTTTGGAGCAGCGTGATCCGCTGTGTCTCGATGCTTTGCATTTATTCGTTGAAATTTACGGCGCCGAAGCTGGAAACTGGGCGTTGAAGACCCTGGCGGTCGGCGGGGTGGTGCTTGGCGGAGGAATCGCGCCAAAAATTTTGAAAATACTCTCGAACGGCACCTTTCTTCCCGCTTTTTTGGACAAGGGGCGGTTCAGAGAACTGCTGAGCAACTGTTCGGTGCGCGTTGCGCTCAATCCCGACAGCGCATTGCTCGGCGCGGCTTACGCGGCCCGGGAGTTGTCGGACTGA
- a CDS encoding DMT family transporter, whose amino-acid sequence MKRLYGIREPGVIAALTAAFLFGAGTPLAKRLLLSVDPWLLAGLLYLGSGLGLSVYLCIRGGLRVKLSGSEWLWFTGGIGAGGIAAPVLLLWGLNRMPAAGASLLLNAEGVFTALLAWFVFRENFDRRLVLGMLFIVAGAAVLSWPEDQARFDSLPPVLLILTACLAWGLDNNFTRHVAHADAAWIAAVKGMVAGTANLGLAFSQGATWPPALEMGAALTLGLCAYGVSLVLFVVGLRRLGTARTGAYFSVAPFFGAVLAVVVLGETITLQLLAAGMLMVLGVLLHLSEQHSHLHRHEAMTHEHEHVHDEHHLHGHVQPVPSGVKHSHLHDHTPLNHSHRHFPDAHHRHDH is encoded by the coding sequence ATGAAACGACTGTATGGAATTCGTGAACCCGGCGTGATTGCCGCGTTGACGGCGGCTTTTCTGTTTGGCGCCGGCACGCCGCTGGCCAAGCGGCTGTTGCTCAGTGTCGATCCCTGGTTGCTGGCCGGCTTGCTTTACCTGGGCTCCGGGTTGGGGCTGAGTGTCTATCTATGCATTCGCGGCGGCTTGCGCGTCAAACTCAGCGGCAGCGAATGGTTATGGTTTACCGGTGGAATAGGCGCGGGCGGCATTGCCGCGCCGGTGCTGTTATTGTGGGGGCTTAACCGGATGCCGGCTGCCGGAGCTTCCTTGCTGCTCAATGCCGAGGGGGTTTTTACCGCTTTGCTGGCCTGGTTTGTTTTTCGGGAAAACTTCGACCGGCGTTTGGTATTGGGCATGCTTTTTATAGTGGCCGGCGCCGCGGTGCTCAGCTGGCCGGAGGATCAGGCGCGTTTCGATAGCCTCCCGCCTGTTCTGCTGATATTGACCGCCTGTCTGGCCTGGGGTTTGGATAATAATTTTACGCGTCATGTCGCGCACGCCGATGCCGCCTGGATAGCCGCGGTTAAGGGGATGGTGGCCGGTACGGCTAATCTGGGTCTGGCCTTTTCGCAGGGCGCCACATGGCCGCCTGCTCTGGAAATGGGCGCAGCGTTGACTTTGGGCCTGTGCGCTTACGGCGTAAGCCTGGTCCTGTTTGTCGTCGGCCTCCGCCGTCTGGGTACTGCGAGAACCGGAGCCTATTTCTCGGTTGCGCCGTTCTTCGGCGCGGTGCTCGCAGTCGTGGTGCTGGGCGAAACCATTACCTTGCAATTGCTGGCGGCGGGAATGCTGATGGTGCTGGGCGTTCTGCTGCATCTGAGCGAACAGCATAGCCACTTGCATCGTCATGAAGCGATGACCCATGAGCATGAACATGTACACGACGAACACCATCTGCATGGCCATGTCCAACCTGTTCCTTCAGGCGTCAAGCATAGTCATCTTCATGATCACACACCGCTGAACCATAGCCACCGGCACTTCCCGGATGCGCATCACCGGCACGATCACTGA